One Leisingera sp. M658 genomic window carries:
- the xdhA gene encoding xanthine dehydrogenase small subunit produces the protein MTHQTDIRFLLNGQNIVLQDVKATTTLLDFLRLEQRLTGTKEGCAEGDCGACTVLVGRLQNGALRYEAINACIRFLASLNGCHVVTVEHLAGPNGRLHPVQQAMVEYHGSQCGFCTPGFVMSLYALWMENPQPNETQVETAVQGNLCRCTGYEPIVRAALAVNQYGTPANDYLTTERDSLTANLKAIQPQARVVTGPEDDRAILPLDASDLAQVLAENPKATIVAGSTDVGLWVTKFMKPISPVVFVSHLEELKAVELTDQALTIGAGVTYTESEAAIRDAFPHLSAYWDRIAGWQVRNMGTIGGNIANGSPIGDTPPVLISLGAEVTLQKQGGSRTLPLEDFFIDYGKQDREPGDFVASIRIPRPMAGQIDAAYKISKRRDEDISSVAAGVSVEVADGVITAARIAFGGMAATPKRAAGAEAALVGQPWSEAAFDAAAEAVKQDFTPLSDWRASAKYRALTASNLLRRFYLEHDAGTAGAVRLAVA, from the coding sequence ATGACACATCAAACCGACATCCGCTTTCTGCTGAACGGCCAGAACATCGTACTTCAGGACGTGAAGGCAACCACCACCCTGTTGGATTTCCTGCGCCTGGAACAGCGCCTGACCGGCACCAAGGAGGGCTGCGCCGAGGGCGACTGCGGCGCCTGCACCGTGCTGGTGGGGCGGCTGCAGAATGGCGCCCTGCGCTATGAGGCGATCAACGCTTGCATCCGTTTCCTGGCCTCGCTGAACGGTTGCCATGTGGTAACGGTGGAGCATCTGGCCGGCCCCAATGGCCGTCTGCATCCGGTACAGCAGGCTATGGTCGAATACCACGGCAGCCAATGCGGCTTTTGCACCCCCGGTTTCGTGATGTCGCTTTATGCGCTCTGGATGGAAAACCCGCAGCCGAACGAGACGCAGGTGGAAACCGCCGTGCAGGGCAACCTTTGCCGCTGCACGGGTTATGAGCCGATTGTCCGCGCCGCCCTGGCAGTGAACCAGTACGGCACCCCGGCCAACGACTATCTGACCACCGAGCGTGACAGCCTGACCGCCAATCTCAAGGCCATCCAGCCACAGGCCCGTGTAGTGACCGGCCCCGAAGACGACCGCGCCATCCTGCCGCTGGACGCAAGCGACCTTGCACAGGTGCTGGCCGAGAACCCCAAGGCAACCATCGTGGCCGGTTCCACTGATGTGGGCCTGTGGGTGACCAAATTCATGAAGCCGATTTCCCCGGTGGTGTTTGTGTCCCACCTGGAGGAGCTGAAGGCAGTTGAGCTGACCGATCAGGCGCTGACCATCGGCGCGGGCGTCACCTATACCGAAAGCGAAGCTGCAATCCGCGATGCCTTCCCGCACCTTAGCGCATATTGGGACCGCATTGCCGGCTGGCAGGTGCGCAACATGGGCACCATCGGCGGCAATATCGCCAATGGCTCACCCATCGGGGACACCCCGCCAGTGCTGATCTCGCTCGGCGCCGAGGTGACGCTGCAGAAACAAGGCGGCAGCCGCACGCTGCCGCTGGAAGACTTCTTTATCGACTATGGCAAGCAGGACCGCGAGCCGGGCGATTTTGTGGCCTCAATCCGCATCCCGAGACCTATGGCTGGCCAGATTGATGCCGCCTACAAGATCTCCAAACGCCGGGACGAGGATATCTCCTCGGTTGCTGCTGGTGTCAGCGTGGAGGTGGCAGATGGTGTGATCACCGCGGCCCGCATCGCCTTTGGCGGCATGGCGGCAACGCCGAAACGCGCTGCAGGCGCCGAGGCCGCACTGGTGGGCCAGCCCTGGAGCGAAGCCGCATTTGACGCGGCGGCGGAGGCGGTGAAGCAGGATTTCACTCCGCTCAGTGACTGGCGTGCCTCCGCGAAGTACCGCGCGCTCACGGCCAGCAACCTGCTGCGCCGCTTCTACCTGGAACATGATGCGGGAACCGCCGGTGCCGTCCGGCTGGCCGTCGCCTGA
- a CDS encoding LysR family transcriptional regulator yields MSYLESLRVFTRVVELGSITSGGRDLRLTPAVASKRIKELEKHLGVRLFNRTTRSLTPTEAGQLFYTEAKKVLESIEDAEAVVSQFSAAPRGVIRVTAPLGVGRRIIAPLVPGFVEDYPATEIRMRMSDRKVDILADGLDVAFFIGTPHDSTLKMRKITDCARVLCAAPAYLERHGTPQMPEDLLSGHNCLLLRYPRSPEYFWTLTTPEGPRKLEVSGRYDADDSDVLTNWALDGRGIVNKPRFDVASHLQSGALVEVLPDTPPEPTIFGCLYPHRKLQDPKIRLFVDYAVKHGLAAFRRIETGS; encoded by the coding sequence ATGTCTTATCTGGAATCTCTGCGGGTCTTTACCCGAGTCGTCGAACTGGGCAGCATCACCTCGGGCGGACGTGATCTGCGGCTGACTCCCGCCGTGGCCAGCAAACGGATTAAGGAGCTGGAAAAGCACCTTGGCGTGCGGCTGTTCAACCGTACCACGAGGTCGCTGACCCCGACCGAGGCCGGGCAGCTGTTTTACACCGAAGCCAAGAAGGTTCTCGAATCGATTGAGGATGCCGAGGCGGTGGTCTCGCAATTCTCCGCTGCACCGCGCGGGGTAATCCGGGTGACCGCGCCGTTGGGTGTTGGCCGCCGCATCATCGCACCGCTGGTGCCAGGCTTTGTCGAGGATTACCCGGCCACCGAAATCCGTATGCGCATGTCGGATCGCAAGGTCGACATTCTCGCGGACGGGCTGGATGTGGCGTTCTTCATCGGCACCCCGCATGACTCGACCCTGAAGATGCGCAAGATCACCGATTGCGCCCGTGTGCTGTGTGCCGCGCCGGCATATCTGGAACGCCACGGTACCCCTCAGATGCCGGAGGACCTGCTGAGCGGCCACAACTGCCTGCTGCTGCGCTATCCGCGTTCGCCCGAGTATTTCTGGACGCTGACCACGCCGGAAGGCCCGCGCAAGCTGGAAGTCTCAGGCAGATACGACGCCGATGACAGTGACGTGCTGACCAATTGGGCGCTTGACGGGCGGGGTATTGTCAACAAGCCGCGGTTTGACGTCGCTTCGCATTTGCAGAGCGGCGCGCTGGTTGAGGTGCTGCCGGACACGCCGCCTGAGCCGACGATCTTCGGCTGCCTTTACCCGCACAGGAAACTGCAGGATCCCAAGATACGCCTGTTCGTGGATTACGCTGTGAAACACGGGCTGGCAGCCTTCCGGCGGATCGAGACTGGCAGTTAA